A portion of the Candidatus Poribacteria bacterium genome contains these proteins:
- a CDS encoding AAA family ATPase, which produces MATLEGFRVRNFGVLKDVTLGRLWDRRKEEALTPMTAVIGKNGVGKSALFDAFGFLADALNLNNIEEACDARGRGGFDKMRTQGATAPVEFDVYYREHGNARPITYQIAITADGFGRPYVLRERLRQRRKGQTRGQPFSFLMLNNGNGIAWKGEQAGHQIEETEDLDLFMELLKAQEESGETESIELDDPRKLGIATLGALKQHPRISVFRRFIEGWYLSYFTPDAARILPLAGPQEHLNLHGDNLGNVVQFMEREHPQRFHAILKKIADKIPGIDQIDTEKTSDGRLLLRFNDKGFQDPFYAQQMSDGTLKVFAYLLLLEDPTPPPFLCIEEPENGLYHKLLETLAIEFREHATGHKGGSQVFITTHQPYFVNALEPKEVWILEKGKDGFSKIRRASEDPLVNDLVEEGLPLGGLWYSDYLDPR; this is translated from the coding sequence ATGGCAACATTAGAAGGCTTCAGAGTAAGAAATTTTGGAGTTCTTAAAGATGTAACACTGGGTCGCCTATGGGATAGAAGAAAAGAAGAAGCCCTCACGCCAATGACAGCGGTAATCGGAAAAAATGGGGTCGGTAAGAGCGCGTTATTCGATGCATTTGGTTTCCTTGCGGATGCCCTCAATCTCAACAATATCGAAGAGGCTTGCGACGCACGCGGGCGCGGTGGCTTTGACAAAATGCGAACCCAAGGCGCAACAGCTCCCGTTGAATTTGATGTGTACTATAGGGAACACGGAAATGCTAGACCCATTACATATCAGATTGCCATTACAGCAGATGGGTTCGGACGACCTTATGTTCTTCGGGAACGTCTTCGACAAAGACGAAAGGGGCAAACGCGGGGTCAGCCATTTTCCTTTTTAATGCTTAATAATGGAAATGGTATAGCATGGAAAGGGGAACAAGCCGGACATCAGATCGAAGAAACTGAGGATTTAGATCTTTTCATGGAATTACTAAAAGCGCAAGAAGAATCTGGCGAAACAGAGTCTATTGAATTAGATGATCCGCGTAAACTTGGTATTGCTACACTTGGTGCTTTGAAGCAGCATCCGAGAATTTCAGTCTTTCGTCGGTTCATTGAGGGATGGTATCTCAGCTACTTTACACCAGACGCTGCGCGCATCTTGCCTCTTGCCGGTCCACAGGAACATCTCAATCTTCACGGTGACAATCTTGGGAATGTCGTGCAATTCATGGAACGTGAACATCCACAGCGTTTCCACGCGATCTTGAAAAAAATCGCTGATAAAATCCCGGGCATAGATCAAATCGATACAGAAAAAACGAGTGATGGCAGATTACTACTCAGATTTAACGATAAAGGATTTCAAGATCCCTTTTATGCACAACAAATGTCCGATGGAACACTCAAAGTATTCGCTTACCTATTGCTGCTTGAGGATCCAACCCCACCTCCTTTCCTTTGTATTGAAGAACCGGAAAATGGGTTATATCACAAACTTTTGGAGACCCTTGCCATTGAATTCCGTGAACATGCCACAGGACACAAAGGAGGCTCACAGGTCTTCATTACGACACACCAACCGTATTTTGTTAATGCCTTAGAACCGAAAGAGGTTTGGATCCTGGAAAAGGGTAAGGACGGGTTTTCCAAAATCCGTCGGGCAAGCGAAGATCCACTTGTGAACGACCTTGTTGAAGAAGGGCTTCCTTTGGGTGGACTTTGGTATAGCGACTATCTTGACCCAAGGTAA
- a CDS encoding DUF4276 family protein — translation MHFEILVEDQSGKKALDILIPKIISNQHKFKVRPYQGIGHIPKNLTNPTNANTNLLLNQLPMQLRAYGKSYANDPTKVVIVVCDLDNNCLRTFRRQLFTVLNACNPRPKTRFCIAIEEGEAWLLGDIPAIKAAYPRAKDNILNGYQNDSICGTWELLADAVFRGGSSRLKKRGWQTVGREKSTWAQKITPYMNVDQNASPSFCYFRDKIRELI, via the coding sequence ATGCATTTTGAGATACTTGTTGAAGACCAATCTGGAAAGAAAGCACTTGATATTCTGATACCAAAGATTATCAGTAATCAACACAAGTTCAAGGTCCGTCCCTATCAAGGAATCGGGCACATTCCCAAAAACCTCACCAATCCTACTAATGCGAATACAAACCTTTTGCTCAATCAACTCCCGATGCAGCTCAGGGCGTACGGAAAAAGTTATGCCAATGACCCTACCAAAGTCGTAATTGTGGTGTGCGACTTGGATAATAACTGCTTGAGAACGTTTCGCCGACAACTCTTCACTGTTCTAAATGCTTGTAACCCCAGACCAAAGACTCGGTTTTGTATTGCTATAGAAGAGGGTGAAGCTTGGCTGCTGGGCGATATTCCAGCAATCAAGGCAGCTTATCCGAGAGCCAAGGACAATATCCTGAATGGTTATCAAAATGACTCCATTTGTGGAACATGGGAACTTCTGGCTGATGCAGTATTTAGAGGTGGTTCAAGTAGGTTAAAAAAGAGAGGATGGCAGACAGTTGGTAGGGAGAAATCAACATGGGCACAGAAAATCACCCCATATATGAACGTAGACCAAAACGCATCACCCAGTTTTTGTTACTTTCGAGATAAGATTCGAGAACTCATCTGA
- a CDS encoding Gfo/Idh/MocA family oxidoreductase, with protein MNQQNLKIAFIGVGGIAGNYRRSLNQLERPIVAVCDINAERVETIATEENATAYTDHREMLQKEKPDVVFTCIPPGAHTTQVADAAASGAAVFVAKPVAQDLETAQHARDAIAAAGVINQVGYMARYSDITAKAKELVGDQKLTMGIGRFLTRMGANHPWWGKYDVSRGQMVEQTTHVFDLIRYFLGDVVNVHAYGIKGVSEGIADFEECTVCNMQFESGAVGSITSTCVARAHDNFATELVGDDLYLKLTHDLGLRGQIGGEGIDYTGTEAGYFRQVEQFINAVDANDQGLVLSPYADAAKSLAVTLAANRSLETGQVEQVAK; from the coding sequence GTGAATCAACAGAATTTGAAAATTGCTTTCATTGGCGTTGGGGGCATCGCTGGCAATTACCGCCGAAGTCTCAATCAACTTGAACGTCCCATCGTAGCCGTCTGTGATATAAACGCTGAACGCGTGGAGACAATCGCCACGGAAGAGAACGCGACTGCATACACCGACCATCGCGAAATGCTACAGAAAGAGAAACCGGATGTCGTGTTTACCTGTATCCCGCCGGGGGCACACACGACGCAGGTTGCCGATGCAGCAGCGTCCGGTGCGGCGGTTTTCGTTGCTAAACCCGTTGCGCAAGACTTAGAAACAGCGCAACATGCTCGTGATGCGATTGCTGCCGCAGGTGTCATCAACCAAGTCGGTTACATGGCACGATATAGCGACATTACAGCGAAAGCGAAGGAATTAGTCGGAGATCAGAAACTCACTATGGGGATTGGACGGTTTCTCACGAGGATGGGTGCAAACCACCCCTGGTGGGGAAAATACGATGTCTCACGCGGACAGATGGTAGAGCAGACGACCCACGTCTTCGACCTCATCCGCTACTTCCTCGGTGATGTGGTGAATGTTCACGCCTACGGTATCAAAGGCGTTTCTGAAGGGATTGCCGATTTTGAGGAGTGCACCGTCTGTAACATGCAGTTTGAAAGTGGTGCGGTCGGCAGTATTACCAGTACGTGCGTCGCTCGCGCACACGACAATTTCGCAACTGAATTAGTCGGCGATGACCTCTATCTCAAACTCACGCATGACCTCGGATTACGTGGACAGATTGGCGGTGAAGGGATTGACTATACCGGTACAGAAGCCGGTTATTTCCGACAGGTTGAGCAGTTCATCAATGCGGTTGACGCAAACGATCAGGGATTGGTACTCTCGCCCTACGCCGATGCTGCGAAGAGCCTTGCTGTGACACTCGCTGCGAATCGTTCGTTGGAAACGGGACAGGTTGAACAGGTTGCTAAGTGA
- a CDS encoding AAA family ATPase, producing MEVPFELRIRGNPHRDTIAKQPFSAGINVENFGPIKAGCVDLRSLTVFVGPSNTGKTYLATLVYALHGAFSSLTHPSLLSPLGSGKVMDLLKQLMNNTAAAKGEKQEILNKLKKHEQPFKLSDVPVEIREHLSILLKEDTSLFRGVLQKLQDELKNCFDLGSIAELNRLIDEQSNQFNIRLTMGSKTQKYWNIQMAHSESAGIDIDVSHFLDDPMPDSLVLLSPGWSVSGEFSDNDITMKSISYMNRDRYYLPASRSGIMQSHRIIASSLVTRATRVGLERLPEMPTLSGAVVDFMQKIIQYTEKGNGNPEMEKIADSLENNMLGGQVHLKPALSGYPDFRYAPDGAETKLPLSQSSSMVSELAPLVLFLRSGVKPGDMLIIEEPEAHLHPGAQADMAVILARLVRAGVRVIVTTHSDWLLQEIGNLVLEGLLEDETDQPASWLLPEEVGVWHFQKDEPVKEIPFKPREGLSPEDYEDVAEGLYNRSVNLQQRFEKQKGEDERESS from the coding sequence ATGGAAGTTCCATTTGAACTTAGGATTCGCGGGAATCCACATAGGGACACTATCGCCAAACAACCGTTCAGTGCCGGAATCAACGTTGAAAATTTCGGACCTATCAAAGCGGGCTGTGTGGATTTACGTTCACTAACAGTGTTTGTCGGTCCCAGCAATACCGGGAAAACTTATCTTGCAACTTTGGTATATGCTTTGCATGGTGCTTTTAGCAGTTTGACACATCCAAGCCTCCTTTCTCCGCTGGGGTCAGGAAAAGTTATGGATCTACTGAAACAACTGATGAACAACACGGCAGCAGCAAAAGGCGAAAAGCAAGAGATACTCAACAAGTTGAAAAAGCATGAACAGCCTTTTAAACTGTCGGATGTACCAGTAGAAATACGCGAACACCTGTCTATCCTTCTCAAGGAGGATACAAGTCTTTTTAGAGGTGTGCTGCAGAAACTTCAAGATGAACTCAAAAATTGCTTCGATCTTGGTTCTATTGCAGAGTTAAACCGATTGATTGACGAACAATCGAATCAATTTAACATCAGACTCACAATGGGCAGCAAGACGCAGAAATATTGGAACATCCAGATGGCACACTCCGAATCGGCAGGAATTGACATAGATGTTTCACATTTTTTGGACGATCCCATGCCTGATTCTTTAGTGCTTCTATCCCCAGGGTGGTCAGTATCTGGTGAATTCAGTGATAATGACATCACAATGAAAAGTATCAGCTATATGAACCGAGATAGGTATTACCTACCTGCCTCTCGGAGTGGTATCATGCAGAGCCACCGTATCATAGCAAGTTCACTTGTCACGCGCGCCACCCGGGTCGGATTGGAACGGCTTCCTGAAATGCCAACACTATCTGGTGCTGTCGTGGATTTCATGCAAAAAATCATCCAGTACACTGAAAAGGGAAATGGGAACCCGGAAATGGAAAAGATCGCAGACAGTTTAGAGAACAATATGCTTGGAGGGCAAGTACATTTAAAACCTGCACTAAGCGGTTATCCAGACTTCCGCTACGCGCCAGATGGTGCAGAGACCAAACTCCCCTTGAGCCAATCATCCTCAATGGTATCCGAGCTTGCTCCGTTGGTTCTATTTCTGCGGAGTGGCGTTAAACCTGGAGACATGCTCATCATTGAAGAACCAGAAGCACATCTACACCCCGGTGCACAAGCGGACATGGCAGTTATTCTCGCGCGTTTGGTTCGTGCTGGGGTGAGAGTCATCGTAACAACACATAGCGATTGGCTGCTTCAGGAAATCGGGAATCTGGTTCTTGAAGGATTGCTTGAAGACGAAACTGATCAACCTGCAAGTTGGCTTTTACCAGAAGAGGTCGGCGTATGGCATTTCCAAAAGGACGAACCCGTCAAGGAAATCCCATTTAAACCCAGAGAAGGCCTCTCTCCAGAAGACTACGAGGATGTTGCAGAAGGACTTTACAATCGCTCAGTGAATCTCCAACAAAGATTTGAGAAACAGAAAGGTGAAGATGAACGTGAATCTTCATGA
- a CDS encoding glycosyl hydrolase yields the protein MQINHSLRPTDLKPQIERLFEYSGQKILAIEDTWLPEKGTPVFTVAGTYTTRGWTEWTQGFQFGSAILQFDATGDEQFLEIGRRNTIEKMAPHVTHIGVHDHGFNNVSTYGNLRRLMREGVIPWNDSEMHFYELALKASAAVQASRWTRIKDGTGYIASFNGPHSLFSDTIRSLRVLGLGHTLGAVLMGEGDVAIPLLERLLQHSQTTANYNVYYGEGRDAYDIRGRVVHESIFNTNDGNYRCPSTQQGYSPFTTWTRGLAWIVTGYAEQLEFFDTLSAEELEPYGGYDLATAHVRKAAEATADFYIENTAQDGIPYWDTGAPGLVELGDYLAAPADPFNDLEPVDSSAAAIAAQGLIRLGNYLRKHGEAEAGNSYYQAGLTVAKTLFAEPYLSESDTHQGLLLHSVYHRPNGWDYVPESRKIPCGEASMWGDYHARELAVLLWREINEKPYLTFF from the coding sequence ATGCAAATAAACCATTCATTACGTCCCACCGATCTGAAGCCTCAAATTGAAAGACTTTTTGAATACTCAGGTCAAAAAATTTTAGCCATTGAGGACACATGGCTCCCTGAAAAAGGCACCCCCGTTTTTACCGTCGCTGGGACCTACACAACACGCGGCTGGACGGAGTGGACGCAAGGGTTCCAATTCGGCTCTGCGATCCTCCAATTTGATGCCACTGGTGATGAGCAATTCCTCGAAATCGGCAGGCGGAACACGATTGAAAAGATGGCACCGCACGTAACACACATCGGTGTGCATGACCACGGTTTCAATAATGTTTCGACTTATGGCAACCTCCGCCGTTTGATGCGGGAGGGTGTGATTCCGTGGAACGATAGCGAGATGCATTTCTATGAACTCGCACTGAAAGCCTCTGCTGCCGTGCAAGCGAGTCGCTGGACCCGAATTAAGGACGGCACGGGATATATTGCCTCTTTCAACGGACCGCATTCGCTTTTTTCAGACACCATTCGTTCGCTACGGGTTTTAGGACTTGGACATACACTCGGTGCAGTACTGATGGGTGAAGGCGATGTTGCTATTCCGCTATTGGAACGGCTACTCCAACACTCGCAGACGACAGCGAATTATAACGTCTACTACGGCGAAGGACGTGATGCTTACGACATACGGGGACGGGTAGTGCATGAATCTATCTTCAATACGAACGATGGGAACTACCGTTGTCCAAGCACACAGCAGGGCTATTCGCCGTTTACAACGTGGACGCGCGGGCTTGCATGGATTGTTACAGGTTACGCGGAGCAGCTGGAGTTTTTTGATACATTGTCTGCAGAGGAACTTGAACCTTACGGCGGATATGATTTGGCAACAGCGCATGTACGCAAGGCAGCGGAAGCCACCGCGGATTTCTATATTGAAAACACGGCGCAAGATGGGATCCCGTATTGGGATACAGGCGCGCCGGGTCTGGTTGAACTCGGCGATTATTTGGCCGCACCTGCCGACCCATTCAACGATCTCGAACCTGTAGATAGTTCCGCCGCAGCAATTGCAGCACAAGGTTTGATTCGACTTGGTAACTATCTCAGAAAACATGGCGAGGCGGAGGCAGGAAATTCCTATTACCAAGCCGGTTTAACCGTAGCCAAAACGCTCTTTGCCGAACCGTATCTCTCGGAATCCGACACGCATCAAGGGTTGTTGTTGCATTCGGTATATCACCGTCCGAATGGATGGGATTATGTGCCGGAGAGCAGGAAGATCCCGTGTGGTGAGGCTTCGATGTGGGGCGATTACCACGCCCGCGAACTCGCAGTCCTGTTATGGCGGGAGATAAACGAAAAACCGTATTTGACGTTTTTCTAA
- the rfaE2 gene encoding D-glycero-beta-D-manno-heptose 1-phosphate adenylyltransferase: MLNQKIYHRSELASILKQAKTDGAVVVTTNGCFDVLHLGHLRYLQAARQLGDMLVVAVNSDSSVRQLKGENRPLVPEAERAEMLAGLGCVDYVVIFPELTPIDLLSELKPSIHVKGGDYKLEQLIEKDVVEANGGKVVVGLNVPGKSTTNLIQVICERYIDAANTP; the protein is encoded by the coding sequence ATGTTAAACCAAAAGATTTATCATCGCAGCGAGCTTGCATCCATCCTTAAGCAAGCAAAGACCGACGGTGCCGTTGTTGTAACGACCAACGGTTGTTTTGACGTACTGCACTTGGGACATCTCCGGTATCTTCAAGCGGCGCGCCAGCTTGGAGATATGCTCGTCGTGGCGGTTAACAGTGATAGTTCGGTGCGGCAGCTCAAGGGCGAAAATCGTCCGCTTGTTCCCGAAGCGGAGCGCGCGGAGATGCTGGCAGGGTTGGGATGCGTCGATTACGTTGTTATCTTCCCAGAATTAACACCCATTGATTTACTCTCCGAGCTTAAGCCCAGCATTCACGTTAAAGGTGGCGACTATAAACTGGAGCAACTCATTGAAAAGGATGTCGTTGAAGCAAACGGCGGTAAGGTTGTCGTTGGTTTAAACGTCCCCGGTAAATCCACGACCAATCTCATCCAAGTGATTTGTGAGCGATATATAGATGCTGCAAACACACCGTAA
- a CDS encoding GTP-binding protein, translated as MTEKKEIRHRGLPICTLGADGHGKTTLTAAIAKVVARIGAIHTNGDSDFEAQPPISHPIREGVGIAYRTIVYETSGKLYTQIDCETHLDVVKMLVSGSPPIQGAIWVVNAVEGVTSYSEAHLRLARQMHFPTVLSFLNTDDISKDDELLDICQEEMNELLSECGWNEETAPIIVGDARKALEYKGNKITSAQWQPIVDLIFAMNRAMPTPADTARLPLIMPIYEITEETDESVSVRGDIVQGQLAVGQAVDIVGKGDRIKTRVLSTREDEVCVESEPDWLSVGQVLCTPKTIKSHSEFTALIYLLTHEESGTHIPLIENDRPDIYLWGVDMPAHLKLPPELSLITPGAYAHVALTLDLPLVMEVGTRFEVKKMGVRIGFGVVTGTV; from the coding sequence ATGACGGAGAAAAAAGAAATTAGACACCGCGGGCTGCCGATCTGTACTCTCGGCGCAGACGGACACGGCAAAACAACGTTGACAGCAGCAATCGCGAAAGTCGTTGCAAGAATTGGGGCGATTCACACAAACGGAGACAGTGATTTTGAAGCACAACCCCCAATCAGTCACCCAATCCGAGAAGGGGTTGGCATCGCCTACCGCACAATCGTTTATGAAACCAGCGGCAAACTTTACACACAAATTGATTGCGAAACACACCTTGATGTCGTCAAAATGCTGGTCAGCGGTTCGCCCCCAATTCAGGGCGCGATTTGGGTCGTGAATGCAGTCGAAGGAGTCACATCCTATTCTGAGGCACATCTTCGCCTCGCGCGCCAGATGCATTTCCCAACAGTGCTCTCTTTCCTCAACACAGACGATATTTCAAAAGACGATGAACTCTTAGACATCTGCCAAGAGGAAATGAACGAACTGCTGAGCGAATGTGGATGGAATGAAGAGACCGCGCCGATAATCGTTGGTGATGCCCGCAAGGCATTAGAATACAAGGGCAACAAAATCACCTCCGCACAATGGCAACCGATTGTTGATCTTATCTTCGCGATGAACCGTGCAATGCCCACACCCGCGGATACCGCACGTTTACCGCTCATCATGCCTATTTACGAAATCACTGAAGAAACGGACGAAAGTGTATCCGTGCGTGGTGATATTGTACAGGGACAACTTGCTGTTGGGCAAGCAGTAGATATTGTGGGTAAGGGCGACAGGATTAAGACGCGGGTTCTCAGCACAAGGGAGGATGAAGTATGTGTCGAATCTGAACCGGACTGGTTGTCCGTTGGGCAGGTGCTTTGTACACCGAAGACGATTAAATCGCATTCCGAATTCACTGCGCTTATTTATCTACTTACACACGAAGAAAGTGGCACACATATCCCACTCATTGAAAATGATAGACCTGACATCTACCTATGGGGTGTTGATATGCCGGCGCACCTAAAACTTCCGCCAGAACTTTCCCTTATTACACCCGGTGCTTATGCCCATGTAGCACTCACACTCGATTTACCTTTGGTGATGGAGGTCGGTACCCGATTTGAGGTGAAGAAGATGGGCGTACGAATCGGATTCGGTGTTGTGACTGGCACGGTGTGA
- the hisA gene encoding 1-(5-phosphoribosyl)-5-[(5-phosphoribosylamino)methylideneamino]imidazole-4-carboxamide isomerase, translating to MYILPAIDLRGGKCVNLVQGIASQETVFSDAPIEMALQWQAEGAEYLHLVDLDGAFQSESANLHIVSEIVSALDIPVQLGGGIRSMERLEAVLGLGVDRAILGTVALKQPDLVKQACAEYGARIAVGIDAKDGMVATEGWLEVSQKSVVEFAVEMAEVQTLIYTDIKSDGMLKGPNVDATTDIINAVSANVIASGGVTSLTDVTALKDIGASGAIIGRALYTGDLALSDAIATAE from the coding sequence TTGTATATACTACCCGCAATAGATCTTCGGGGTGGAAAATGTGTAAATTTGGTACAAGGTATCGCCTCACAAGAGACGGTCTTCTCGGACGCACCTATAGAAATGGCATTACAGTGGCAAGCCGAAGGTGCGGAATACTTGCATCTCGTGGATCTGGATGGCGCATTTCAGAGTGAATCGGCGAACCTCCATATTGTCAGCGAGATTGTCTCTGCGCTTGATATTCCTGTCCAGCTCGGTGGTGGTATCCGCAGTATGGAGCGGTTGGAAGCGGTTTTGGGATTAGGTGTGGACCGCGCGATTTTAGGCACGGTTGCGCTTAAACAGCCGGATCTGGTGAAACAAGCGTGTGCCGAATACGGTGCGCGTATCGCAGTGGGTATTGATGCCAAAGACGGAATGGTCGCGACAGAAGGGTGGTTGGAGGTCTCTCAAAAGTCTGTTGTTGAATTTGCTGTGGAGATGGCAGAAGTGCAAACGCTTATTTACACCGACATCAAGAGCGATGGAATGCTCAAGGGACCGAATGTTGACGCGACTACTGATATTATCAACGCTGTATCTGCCAATGTGATTGCTTCGGGCGGGGTTACGTCACTTACTGATGTAACCGCTTTGAAAGACATCGGTGCAAGCGGTGCGATTATTGGGCGTGCTTTGTACACCGGTGACCTCGCCCTGTCAGATGCAATCGCTACCGCAGAATAA
- a CDS encoding sugar ABC transporter permease, with protein MKIPTHHNEPQGIIKNSFWNQQQKIAPYLFIAPFYLLFVIFMGYPLVSSLVMSLYEMRGFQSRIFVGIGNFTDLFRDPIFWKSLRNTAYFAVGTLTLQLPIALLLAILLNSKFVRGKNFLRLAFFAPVLVAGVFVAIIFNLVYDQRAGLVNQEFVLFGKEIGWLNEENYVMPAVILTGVWQWAGFNMIYFLAGLQGIRQELYEAAAVDGANWWQAFIHVTLPSLRPVIAFVFVVSMIGSLQLFDLPFILTNGGEPADAGSTIVMYLYKNGFQFMRLGYAATIGWVLFFIIAVISIVQLKLLGIFRDE; from the coding sequence GTGAAAATACCAACTCACCATAACGAACCGCAAGGAATAATTAAAAATTCGTTTTGGAATCAACAACAGAAAATAGCACCCTATCTTTTTATTGCCCCGTTTTACCTGCTTTTCGTTATCTTTATGGGGTATCCGCTCGTTTCGTCGCTCGTTATGAGCCTGTATGAGATGCGCGGTTTCCAGAGCCGAATATTTGTCGGCATTGGTAATTTCACGGACCTGTTTCGCGACCCAATTTTTTGGAAATCACTTCGGAACACCGCCTATTTTGCAGTAGGCACGCTCACCCTCCAATTGCCGATCGCCTTACTATTAGCGATTTTGCTCAACTCCAAGTTCGTCAGAGGGAAAAATTTCCTACGTCTCGCCTTTTTCGCACCGGTTCTGGTCGCCGGTGTCTTCGTTGCGATTATCTTCAACCTCGTCTACGATCAGCGAGCAGGCTTGGTGAACCAAGAATTTGTCCTCTTTGGCAAGGAGATCGGTTGGCTGAACGAGGAGAACTACGTGATGCCAGCGGTCATCCTGACAGGCGTTTGGCAGTGGGCGGGATTCAATATGATCTATTTCTTAGCCGGTTTGCAGGGCATCCGGCAGGAGTTATATGAAGCAGCAGCGGTTGACGGAGCCAACTGGTGGCAGGCGTTTATCCACGTCACGCTTCCTTCATTGCGACCGGTGATTGCCTTCGTTTTCGTCGTTTCTATGATCGGTTCGCTCCAGCTTTTTGATCTACCTTTCATTTTGACAAACGGTGGTGAACCGGCGGATGCAGGTTCAACAATCGTCATGTATCTTTACAAAAACGGGTTTCAGTTTATGCGCCTCGGCTATGCAGCGACAATCGGTTGGGTGCTCTTTTTCATTATTGCAGTTATCTCAATCGTCCAATTGAAATTGCTCGGCATTTTCCGAGACGAATAG
- a CDS encoding sugar ABC transporter substrate-binding protein, translating to MFRLPIDSESFPLGKGPMVMLILFLISTLFIFGRSEQEGENLEFWIFANTHYEEYQARVPIFEAQNPGVNVQLINFGGTMHDKLLAAMLSNFGAPDLVEVEITSIGRFLKGAIDEVGFVDLRPRLESEGWMEKLVVSRFTPWSYRGKIFGIPHDLHPVVLLYRDDLFKAAGVEMTEVETWDDFIAAGKKATRDLDGDGEVDQYAIVLDRRTESDYFSLLLQQGGGFFDEEGNVIIDSELAIETLEFFTALFNEHKIATPVYGTWHGDPSNFAAMQDGKILSILAPDWYVGILKSQVPQMSGKWKAIGMPAWHPGGRRTTTRGGTMIGMTKQCENPDLAWEVLKFTYFDRPGLVNRYETTRIIPPLKSAWDAPIFKEPDVYLGGQPLGELFIQLAPDLPPRYQNPYWSEGADLLNDAIFAAVTEKQTPREALTDLAEKVRALIAKDTGRWGEM from the coding sequence ATGTTTCGTCTGCCTATTGATTCTGAAAGCTTTCCACTCGGTAAAGGACCGATGGTCATGCTAATTCTGTTCCTCATCTCTACGCTTTTCATTTTTGGGCGTTCCGAACAGGAAGGTGAGAATCTCGAATTTTGGATTTTCGCGAACACCCACTATGAGGAATACCAAGCGCGCGTCCCTATTTTTGAGGCACAGAATCCTGGGGTTAACGTCCAACTCATCAATTTCGGTGGCACAATGCACGATAAACTCCTCGCCGCTATGCTGTCCAATTTCGGCGCACCCGATCTCGTTGAGGTGGAGATTACATCCATCGGTCGATTTCTCAAAGGGGCAATTGACGAAGTTGGTTTTGTCGATCTCCGTCCGCGTTTGGAAAGCGAAGGCTGGATGGAGAAATTAGTCGTCAGCCGATTTACCCCTTGGTCCTACCGAGGCAAGATTTTTGGTATCCCACACGACTTACACCCCGTTGTACTGCTTTATCGAGATGACCTCTTTAAAGCTGCAGGCGTTGAGATGACGGAGGTTGAAACGTGGGATGATTTCATCGCCGCCGGAAAAAAAGCGACACGTGATCTTGATGGCGATGGTGAAGTTGACCAGTACGCAATCGTGTTAGATCGGCGCACGGAGAGCGACTACTTCAGTCTACTCCTTCAACAAGGCGGCGGATTCTTCGACGAAGAGGGCAACGTCATTATCGACAGTGAACTCGCAATTGAGACGTTGGAGTTTTTTACGGCGTTGTTCAACGAACATAAGATTGCCACCCCTGTATATGGAACGTGGCACGGTGATCCGAGTAATTTCGCCGCCATGCAGGATGGCAAGATTCTCTCTATTCTGGCACCAGACTGGTACGTCGGCATTCTCAAGAGTCAGGTGCCACAGATGTCCGGTAAATGGAAGGCGATCGGTATGCCAGCATGGCATCCCGGCGGTAGACGAACCACAACGCGTGGTGGCACGATGATCGGGATGACGAAGCAGTGCGAAAACCCAGATCTCGCGTGGGAAGTTCTCAAGTTTACCTACTTTGACAGGCCCGGTCTCGTCAACCGATATGAGACGACACGGATTATCCCGCCTCTCAAATCGGCGTGGGATGCGCCTATCTTCAAAGAACCCGATGTCTACTTGGGTGGACAACCGCTTGGAGAGTTGTTCATCCAATTGGCACCCGATTTACCGCCGCGCTATCAGAATCCGTATTGGTCGGAAGGTGCGGACCTACTCAACGATGCCATTTTCGCTGCTGTGACGGAGAAACAGACACCCAGAGAAGCCTTGACCGACCTTGCAGAGAAGGTGCGCGCGCTTATTGCGAAGGATACAGGTAGATGGGGAGAGATGTAA